One segment of Gilliamella sp. ESL0441 DNA contains the following:
- a CDS encoding TonB-dependent receptor domain-containing protein — protein MLYIKNLKKTGTLALGLTLTMPALATEKHDDEKISDIMTITAHESIKQPGTNTEISENDIRRNGGTNFGTLMRYQPLISAPGNISGSGSGKSSWDRGGFTGYNIRGLDANRVSIDIDGMPLPIAQGRVNSVGRAGFGSYGIGRDYIDTYMYNKVDIQSGATSVSNANNALGGSVSFQTKTASYYLYPGKTSYFGFLNNYDSSDRSYHQGITMAGGDDYLNGIIVLSRRDGQQGRNHGDSINNYPENWHSNSILAGFGWQMTDEHLLNATIDYNNKTKNSHYDTWDKYGKKIESYDHQRSKNNRFNLAIKDQWIPTNISWIDSLTTQFNYQRTNVYDSTYLRHTTNGNYNIQTNYNTKAYNFISTLLKNQDNHRISAGLNAKWSEDESPFYTSAKPRYGKLFPDGDYTKPQADSRTYQIGGFFEDRISFNFNGDHNYYLVPGIRAIYQNTKPRNLENMAVTIADASKLGKQYNSNSDFQLLPSLALMYDINPTFTAYLQYKRSAQMPNQNQLYGSYLAHSTMYVLVGDSNLKTETSDNFELGLKGHPITGITLSTAAFYNKYKNFIAYTRYKKDFVGTGNRLVYQAENRDKAYIYGAELSSEFNFGSWFEQVNGLSARLGIGYNQGKSKSSYLGDKYIEMDSIAPLKSTIGLAWDDPNKYYGLALTATFQKGKKTKPTSRESYNNEGKPITDSKEEYFRIAGHGVIDFTGYVNVTKNIRLNGGVYNVTDQKYWDYLSNNKLYRNSDHKYLDLFTAPGRTFQIGLDIDF, from the coding sequence ATGTTATACATTAAAAATTTGAAAAAAACTGGCACGTTAGCTTTAGGTCTAACACTAACAATGCCAGCATTAGCGACTGAAAAACATGATGATGAAAAAATTAGCGATATCATGACAATTACAGCACATGAATCGATTAAACAACCGGGTACCAATACCGAAATTTCTGAAAATGATATCAGACGAAATGGTGGTACAAATTTCGGTACCCTCATGCGCTATCAACCTTTGATATCAGCTCCAGGTAACATATCTGGCTCAGGCAGTGGCAAAAGTAGCTGGGATAGAGGTGGATTTACGGGTTACAACATTCGAGGGTTAGATGCAAACCGTGTATCTATCGATATTGATGGTATGCCATTACCCATTGCACAAGGTCGTGTAAATTCAGTTGGTCGAGCCGGTTTTGGATCCTATGGGATAGGACGTGATTACATCGATACCTATATGTATAACAAAGTTGATATTCAATCGGGCGCTACTTCTGTTAGTAACGCAAACAATGCGCTTGGGGGGTCGGTTTCGTTCCAAACTAAAACAGCAAGTTATTATCTCTATCCTGGAAAAACGAGCTATTTTGGTTTTCTAAATAACTATGACAGCTCCGATAGAAGTTATCATCAAGGAATAACGATGGCAGGCGGAGATGATTATCTAAACGGTATTATTGTTTTAAGTCGTCGTGATGGACAACAAGGTAGAAATCATGGTGATTCAATTAATAATTATCCTGAAAATTGGCATTCTAATTCAATACTTGCTGGTTTTGGATGGCAAATGACTGATGAGCATCTTTTAAATGCCACTATTGATTACAACAATAAAACAAAAAATTCCCATTATGATACATGGGATAAGTATGGTAAAAAAATTGAATCCTACGATCACCAACGTAGTAAAAATAACCGTTTTAATTTAGCAATCAAAGATCAATGGATTCCAACTAACATTAGCTGGATCGATAGTCTAACGACTCAATTTAATTATCAACGTACTAATGTGTATGACAGCACGTATCTTCGACATACGACTAATGGTAACTATAACATTCAAACTAATTATAATACCAAAGCGTATAATTTTATTTCCACACTGCTAAAAAACCAGGATAATCATAGAATTAGTGCTGGTTTGAATGCAAAATGGAGTGAAGATGAATCCCCTTTTTATACTTCTGCTAAACCAAGGTATGGAAAGCTTTTCCCTGATGGTGATTATACCAAACCACAAGCTGACAGTCGTACTTATCAAATAGGTGGTTTTTTTGAAGATAGAATAAGTTTCAATTTCAATGGAGATCATAATTATTACCTCGTGCCTGGCATTCGAGCAATATATCAAAACACTAAACCTCGAAATTTAGAAAACATGGCAGTTACTATCGCTGATGCTTCTAAATTAGGTAAGCAATATAACAGTAATAGTGATTTTCAACTTTTACCATCTTTAGCATTGATGTATGACATCAATCCGACTTTTACCGCTTATCTGCAATACAAACGAAGTGCTCAGATGCCTAATCAGAATCAATTATACGGTTCATACTTAGCTCATAGCACCATGTATGTTCTAGTAGGTGATTCGAATCTTAAAACAGAGACAAGTGATAATTTTGAACTAGGTCTGAAGGGTCATCCAATAACAGGGATAACCTTATCAACAGCGGCTTTTTACAATAAATACAAAAATTTTATCGCTTATACACGGTATAAAAAAGATTTTGTTGGAACTGGCAACCGACTTGTGTATCAAGCTGAAAACCGTGATAAAGCATATATATATGGTGCAGAATTGAGTAGTGAATTTAACTTTGGATCATGGTTTGAACAAGTAAATGGTCTAAGTGCAAGATTGGGAATTGGTTATAATCAAGGTAAATCAAAATCAAGCTATTTAGGTGATAAATATATAGAAATGGATAGCATTGCTCCATTAAAAAGTACCATAGGACTAGCGTGGGATGATCCTAATAAATATTATGGATTGGCCTTAACTGCAACTTTCCAAAAAGGTAAAAAGACCAAGCCAACTTCACGTGAATCCTATAACAACGAAGGCAAACCAATTACTGATTCAAAAGAAGAATACTTCCGAATAGCAGGACATGGTGTTATTGATTTTACAGGTTATGTTAACGTAACTAAAAACATAAGATTAAATGGTGGTGTGTATAACGTTACAGATCAAAAATATTGGGATTATTTAAGTAATAATAAATTGTATCGTAACTCAGATCACAAATATCTCGATCTTTTCACTGCACCAGGTAGAACTTTCCAAATTGGGTTAGATATTGATTTTTAA